The following are encoded in a window of Thermodesulfobacterium geofontis OPF15 genomic DNA:
- a CDS encoding HEAT repeat domain-containing protein, translated as MKWFCPFCWQKVEEDTQVCPNCRKDLTKFSTLDFDEKLILGLNSPITQNRMFVIEVLGKRKCEKAVPKLCRMLLEERDIFELLEIAKALFKIGTSEALDCLKKAKIKLKKNSTFQKYLEKVLNLES; from the coding sequence ATGAAATGGTTTTGTCCTTTTTGTTGGCAAAAAGTAGAAGAAGATACTCAAGTTTGCCCAAACTGTAGGAAAGATTTGACTAAATTTAGCACTTTAGATTTTGATGAAAAGCTCATTCTTGGGCTTAATAGTCCTATAACACAAAATAGAATGTTTGTAATAGAAGTCCTTGGAAAAAGAAAATGTGAAAAAGCAGTTCCCAAACTTTGTAGGATGCTTTTAGAAGAGAGGGATATTTTTGAACTTTTGGAAATTGCTAAAGCTCTTTTTAAAATAGGGACATCAGAAGCCTTAGATTGTCTCAAAAAAGCAAAAATAAAATTAAAGAAAAATTCTACGTTCCAAAAATATTTAGAAAAAGTTTTAAATTTAGAATCTTAA
- a CDS encoding HAD family hydrolase, translated as MFELEIPGFGLVRLEHLVTDFTGTLSVDGKLIPGVKERLNKISEFLKIHVLTADTFGKAKEALSGINCEIHILQGKDQDLQKEKFVKNLGADKVIAFGNGNNDRKMLKVAKIGVAVLLEEGCSVEALCSADILVKSILDGLDLLLNPLRLKATLRF; from the coding sequence ATGTTTGAACTTGAAATACCTGGTTTTGGATTGGTAAGGCTTGAACATTTGGTAACTGATTTCACCGGAACCTTATCTGTTGATGGAAAACTTATCCCAGGTGTAAAAGAAAGACTAAACAAAATCTCAGAATTTTTAAAAATCCATGTGCTAACTGCAGATACCTTTGGAAAGGCAAAAGAAGCACTCTCTGGAATAAATTGTGAAATTCACATTTTACAAGGAAAAGATCAAGACCTACAAAAGGAAAAGTTTGTTAAAAATCTTGGAGCAGATAAAGTAATAGCCTTTGGAAATGGAAATAATGATAGAAAAATGCTTAAAGTAGCAAAGATTGGAGTTGCAGTGCTTCTTGAGGAAGGTTGTTCAGTAGAAGCTCTATGTTCTGCCGATATTTTAGTAAAATCTATTCTTGATGGACTTGACCTTCTTTTAAATCCGCTAAGACTTAAAGCAACCTTAAGATTCTAA